GGCACAAGGCGCGTAAGAGGCTTTTCAAAGCTTGCAAGCGTATCAATATGAGATTGATGTGTGCGAAAATAAGTTTTAATTGAGGCAATATCGCAAAGTATAGTAGTATGCGTATGAGGCGTGGGAGCAAGAGAGAGAATCTGCATACCTCGTTGCGTGCAAAAAGGCACACATTGTTTTTCTTTGAGCATATCTACAATACCCACAAAATATGCTTTGTCTTGAGTGGCAAGTGGTTTATGCATAGAGGAATGAGGTGGGTTAAGAAATGCAAACATATCGCTTGAGGGGTTAAGAATCTCTTTTGTCTCTAAGGCAGTATAATAGTATGTTTTGGGTGCGTGAAAATGCGCAAGGATAGCGTGTGAATCTTGCAATAAGTTTTGTATATTCATAGGCTTGTCAGGGAACGCGTGAGGAATAGATTGTTGCATAGATTCTTTGCAAAGAGTGTCATAAAAGGGTGTTGGTGGTGTGATTGTATGTAATTCGCGGAAGTAAAAATATAATGACAGAGGAAGCTTGAGCGAAATTTCATTAGCAAATTCTAAAATAAGTTTTGCATAAGATTCGCTCTCATAAGAACAATCAAGCGAAGAAGGTATAGGCTGATTAGGATAAATTTGCGCATAAGATTCTTTTAGGGCAGGTATGTTAGGGATCAAGCAATGCGTATGCTCTGCATATGTATAAAAAAATGCTTCTAAGTTAAGACTTTGGGCTTGCGAGGCAATGAGAAAAAGAAAAAAGCTTTCATCTTGGCTTTTATTATAGAATCTAAAATCATAAATCATTCATAGCCTCTAAAAGAACCATTAGCGACTTCCTGTAAATCTCTATTGTCAATTTTTTGCGCGTGGATACCATTTTCTGCCAAAAATTCTAAGGCGAGTTTTTCCATAAGCTTTGCACCTTCTTTTACAGGTTCAGAGAGAGTAAAAGCTGTATCTTCACCAATAACTTCAGGAATAATACCAATAATTTTCACAGGAGGTAAATCACCATTAATTTCTGCAAGACGCAGTGTTTGAAGCATCTCTACTTCGTGTGCGCTTCCTGCCCAAGTAATAATATTTGGCACATTATCAAAATCAAAATAATATACTTCGCCAATGTTAGCGTTATTGACATCTACACAATCAAGAATGAGAACTTTATCATAGGAGGTAATCAGGGGAATAAGCATAGAGGCAAGTGTGCCGCCATCAACAAACTCCACCTCATTTTCCCCACTAAAGCGATAATTAAGCTTAAGAAAATTGGCTAAATGCACCCCAATACCCTCATCACCAAAGAGGATATTGCCAATGCCAAGCACCAAGATTTTCATATAAAGTTAAACTTTTACTTCATCAGTATAACGTATGCCACTCACAATAGCATCTACACCACCATTTGGGTATTTGATTGAATTCCATACCGCAAAATAAATATGCACTGGAATAAAGATAATAATTGCCCAAGTAAAAATATGATGCAGATTCCGCACACTTGATAAACCTCCGCAAAGCACTTCTACCCACTTAAAGCAAAATTCTAAAATTGCTCCAAGTCCATTGTTATAGACATTATAATAGAGCACGACTCCTGTAAGAGATATAAGAAATACAAGTATGCCAAGACATAAATAGGTTACAAATTGTATGGGATTGTAAGCTCCATTGATGTGAGGGTGATTGCCTATAAACATATAGGTTTTAATTTGGGCTATCCATACTTTAGGTTGAAGCACTTGGTGAAGCGAGATTCTCTCAGGCAAAGATTTTTTGTCAAAGAAAAAAAGATAGATTCTAAAAAACGAAATAGCAATGAGCACAAAACCCATAATTAAATGCACACTTCGGATATAGCCTTGCAAGTAAGATGTGCTTACTGCACCCATACTTTGTTCAATAACAACTTGCCCTTGTATGCTTCCTTGCAAAGTAGCCTGTGTTGTATCAGGATTTGATATAATAAAAGGGTAAGCAATATAAAATCCTGTAGCGATAAGTGTAAAAATACATAGGGCTCTTAGCCAGTGAAATATGCGAGTGAGTCCAGAGAACTCCTCGTGCATATGGAGCTCTTTTTTAAACATTTCAATTTTATTTGTATTCATATCGCCTCCTTTTATCTTAATCTTGCAAATGATGGTTCTACCTTGTATTGGCTTAATTCATTACCTTGTGTATTCATAACATGCACTGAACAAGCAATACACGGGTCAAATGAATGGATATGGCGGATAATCTCAAGTGGCTGCGTAATATCTTTGACTTGTGTGCCAATAAGACTCATTTCATAAGGTCCTTTTTTACCATTAGCATCACGTGGTCCTGCATTCCAAGTTGAAGGCACAACAGCTTGGTAGTTTTCAATTACACCATTTTTGATACGCACCCAGTGGCTAAGCATTCCTCGAGGCACATTACCAATAAAGCGTCCTTTGTATTCTTTATTTTTATCAATACTATAAGGCGCACAGGTATTTTTATCTCCTGAAGCAATATTAGCGACAAGAGCATTAAAAGCTTTTATCCCGTGGTCTGCGACAACCTTACATTCAATTGCACGCGCTGCGGTTCTACCAAGAGTGCTAAAAAGTGCTTCTTTGGGTAAGCCTGTGGCACTAAGAAACTCATTTACAACATCAACCATAGCTTTATTACCACTCGCATAGCCCACAACAACACTTGCCAGTGGTCCAACTTCCATTGGCTCACCATCATAGCGAGGAGATTTAATCCACGAATATTTGCCACTTTCATCAATAATTTTAGAATCTATAAGTTTGCCATCGGGTCCAATAGTTTGAGCATCTCTAAAGCCTGTATATTTTGGGTTTGTCTTGCCATCATATGGGTGAAGTGGTTCATTATCTTCATACCACGAGTGTATAGCTTCCTCTGTGATTTTGCTTTCATCAATAGGATAGACTTTGCTCAAATCACCATCTTTGACAATCCCGCTACTAAAGAGCCATTCTTCAGCGCCTACTTGTATTTCTTGGAAGCTAATAAAGTTTTTTACACCGCAACCTTTTAACACAGAATCTTCATTTTTATAAGCTTCAGCTGCCATAATAATGTCTGCCCAATATGCGCGATTCACAAATTCAACAACTTCTTTATATTTGGTTAGCCATTCACCTAAACGACTAGGGTCTAGAATATCCATCACAGAAGTTATGCCACCTACCGTGAGACTTTGTGGGTGCGGGTTTTTTGCACCAAAAATTGCCATCATTTGTGCAATTACACGTTGCACTTCAAGAAGCTTGAGATAATGTGAGAGAACAATGAGATTTTGCTCTGGCGTAAAATGATAGGTTTTATGTCCCCAATATGCGTTTGCAAATGGTCCAAGCGCACCTTGCTTGACAAAAGTGCTTACTTTTTCTTGCACTGCTTTGAGTTCATTTTCACCAGTGTAGATAGGATTTGGGCTATATTTGAAAGCAAGCTTTGCTGCACTTGCACAATCAGCTTTTAGGGCAGAGGTAATATCGCACCAGTCAAGTCCGTGTAGAGTGTAAAAATGCACAGCGTGGTCGTGTAAAAAGAGTGAAATATTCATCAAAGCGCGAGTAAGAATGGCATTAAGGGGTGGTTTAATCCCTAATGCATCTTCCACAGCAACAATTCCTGCCTTATAATGAGAATATGTGCATACACCACAGATTCTTTGCATAATAAAACCTGCATCGCGTGGATCACGATTTTTAACAATTGTTTCTAAGCCACGCCATAATGTTGAGGTTGAGAATGCATCTTGGATAACATTATTGTCATCAACGATAACTTCAATTCGTAAATGTCCTTCAATTCTTGTAATTGGATCTACAATGATACGTTTTGTCATATTTTACCCCTTATTTTGCATTTTGTGTTGAGCTAATAATTGCGTGTGCAGCGATACCTATGGCTGCCGCTCCTAGCACTACTGCGCCGATTGTATCTGCTGTTTTATCTGCACCCATTCCATTGAAACTTGTTGCATAAAGGCGATTGCCTATAGGCTCTTCAAATGGATTCATTGTATCCCAAAAATGAGGCTCACTGCAACCTATACAGCCGTGCCCTGCTTGAATAGGCCAACTTGTATGTTGGTTAAATCTCAATTTTGAGCAATTATTAAAAGTATAAGGTCCTTTACAACCTACCTTATAGAGGCAGTAGCCTTTTTCTGCATTTTCATCGCCAAAATGTTGAACAAATTGTCCTGCGTCAAAACGTCCTCGCCGCTCACATAAGTCGTGGATTCTTAGTCCATACGCCCAAGTTGGACGATTGTATGCATCAAGAGAGGGAAGAGAGCCAAAAAGGATAAAATGTAACACATTTCCCACAATATTTTTTTCACTTGGCGGACAACCGGGTACATTAATGACACTGCGGTTGGTAATTTCACTAAGAGGCACAGCATTTGTTGGGTTGGGGTGTGCAGCTTGGACACCACCAAAGCTTGAACAAGTGCCAATGGCAAAAATCGCTTTTGCACCTTTTGCTGCGTGTCGTGCTTCTTCTGCACCTGTGCGAGCGTGTCCTCCAATAGTGAGGTAAAATTCACTACTTCCCTTAGGGATACCACCTTCCACCATTAAAATATATTGTCCTGCATATTTTTCAATAGCATTTTCAAGATTATGTTCGGCTTGCCAACCCGAAGCAGCCATAACAGTCTCGTGGTATTCAAGGCTAATATAATCAAAAATGAGAGAATCTATGCTTGGGGCATCACTGCGAAGCAAGCTTTCACTACAACCTGTGCATTCTGCCATATGTAGCCATACTACCGGAAGACGATTGGCAACTTCAGCAGCTTTAGCAGTGAGTGGCGCAAAAGTTGCGGGTAGGGCTAATGCAGCTGTCATCATTCCTGACCACTTCATAAAATCACGGCGAGAGAATCCTTTAGATTCTAATTCTTTAAGCAAATCTTTTCCTGCGTTATGAGCAGGAAGTTTGGAGAGCTCATCAAGTCTTTGAGAAGCCTTTTTAAACAACTCTTGGTGTGCATCTTGTGTTTTCATAAGAACCCTTTCCTTTGTAGTTTGTTGTTATCAAATAGTATTTTTACATTAAAATGTTGAGATTTTGTTTAAATAAAACTAAAACACTTTAATTGTTTTGTGAAGTTACTAAAAGTACTAAAACTTGCATTAGGAGAGTTTTGATAATTGATTTGCATAAAATGTATTGCTCAGTAAAATTTTTATTGAATATTGAATAAAGTAATATATAATATTCTTGGATTTTAAATACTGCTATGACTTTAAGTAGCCTTAAAAGACAATGGGGTAGTGCTTTGGGGGAGTAGTAGGTTTAAAATATATCTCAAATGACAACAAGGAGTTTGTTATGGCTAAGTATAAAGAATTAACGAATGATAACTTTGATACAGAAGCTTTAAGCGGTGTAGCTTTAGTGGATTTTTGGGCGCCTTGGTGCAATCCTTGCAAGATGCTCTCTCCTGTAATAGATAAACTTGCAGATGAATATGAGGGTAAGGCAAAGATTTGCAAAGTAAATGTTGATGAACAAGGAGAGCTATCAAAACGATTTGGTATTAGAAATATTCCTACAATCTTATTTATGAAAGATGGGGAGATTAAAGATCAAATTACGGGCGCAATGCCAGAACAAGTTATCCGACAAAAGCTTGATTCAATTCTTTAGAATCTTTAAACTCCGCTTCAGGCGGAGTTTAAAGAATAATGCGATACCATAAAGTTTATATGCGAAAATATTTTAAAAAACTTCCTCAATTTTCCCTTAATTATCATTTCCTTATTCTCCTAAGCAGTGCTTTTATTGTCTTTTGTTTGAATGATTTTTTTCATACTACTTTTAAAACTGCTGCACATCAAGCTGGTTTTGATTATCTTATATGGCTAAATGGCACGATACATACTTTGATTTTAGCTCTAGCTTTTGAAATAATTACTCTGCGTTTGAGCGTGAAGTATATAATAGGTATAGTGTTATTATTATGTAGTGTCTGTGGATTCTATATGGATTCTTTAAGTGTTGTATTTGATGAGGATATTATCCAAAGTATATTTGAAACACATATAGATGAGGCTTTTGATTTAATCAGTTTTGGGCTTATTCAATATGTTTTATTATTTGGAGTGCTTCCTGCTGTCTTACTTGCTTTTATTAAAGTCAAGAAAGTGCCCTTTATTCGTGCATTTTTTCAAAAATTGGCATTTATTGTGATATTAAGTGTGCTTATTGGCGGAAGTTATGGATTATGGGGAAAGGATATTGTTTTTGTGTTTAAGGCGCAAAAAAAGCTTGAGAATATGCTCAATCCTATTTCACCTCTACGCTCCTTGTTTCTTTATGTACAGAATTTACAAGAAGAAAACTTTGTTCCGACACTCATCGCACAAGATGCTTACTTAATGCAAACAACGCCACCACAAATTGTTGTATTGGTTATTGGTGAGAGTGCAAGAAGTGCAAATTTTGCTCTTAATGGCTACACAAAGCCTACAAATCCCTATACAAATGCTCTTGATGTGATAAGTTTTAAGGATTTTTATTCTTGCGGCGTTGTTACAGCTATTTCAGTGCCTTGTATGCTAACAAATTATACACAAGAGACTTATACAAATCGGAATCTTTCTTTGTATATCAATAATATCCTTGATATAGCTCAAAGTGTGGGATATGAAGTGTGGTATTTGGGCAATAATGGTGGTAAATGTGTGGGGGGCTGTGATAGAAATATTAAACATACTCTCCTTTACCCAAGTGATAGCTTTGATGGTGTGATGTTGCCTGATATTCAAAAAATTATTGCAGGGGCTCAAAAAATGCAACGCAACACTTTTGTTGTTGTGCATCAGTATGGCAGTCACGGAGCTTCTTATAATAAGCGGTATCCAAAAGATTGGACGCGCTTTACTCCTGTTTGTGAGCAAAAAGAGCTTTCAAAATGCACCTATGAAGAAATTGTCAATGCGTATGACAATTCGCTTGTGTATAGTGATTGGGTATTGGCTCAAATCATAGAGAATCTCAAAAAGGTAACCTCTATGCGTTCTATGCTGTGGTATGTAAGCGACCACGGCGAAAGTTTGGGAGAATTAGGGCAGTATATGCACGGGGGGTTAGGCTATACTCTTGCACCAAAGTATCAAAAACATATCCCCTCAATAATGTGGTTTAGTGCAGGGTGGGAAAGATTCCCAAATGCAGCAAAGACGCGCGTAAATGATCATTTAAGCCACGATTATGTATTTCATACTTTGCTGCATATACTTGGAATACAGACAAAAGATTATCAAAGCACACTTGATATAATGCCTTAAATATCCTCTTGTATTTGCAATGTTTCAATTTCTGTGCCCTGAAGCAATTTATGAATGTCTTTGCTTTTAGGTGCAATGCCTTGTTTGCCATTGTATTTGGTCATTACATCATCATAAGTTTTTTTCATTGTATCAATATTGCGCCCTAGTTGCTCTAGCACACCCTCAAATTTTTCAATGCGTTCAAAAAGTTTTTTAATCTCATTAAAGATTCTATTAATATTTTTGTCGCGGTATTCAATTAGCCATAAATTATGGATAATACGAAGCACCGCCATAATCGTAGTAGGCGAGACAAGCACCACTCCTTTTTGATATGCTTTATCATAGAGTGTGTAGTCATACTGCATTGCTTCTAAAAACGCTCCCTCAATGGGGATAAACATCAACACAAAGTCAAGCTTTTGCCCTTGCAAGTGGTGTTGATAGTTTTTAGCACTTAAATTATTAAAATGCGTTTGTATGGAGTGTGCTAATTCTTTTTGTGCATTTAATTTTTGCATTTCATTTTGCGCGTTGCATAATTTTTCATATGCTACAAGCGAAGTTTTAGAATCCACCACTACACATCGCTGTTCATTGCCACTTTTGGGCAATTTTACGATTGCATCGGGGCGCAATAATTGTGATTGCTCATCGCGCATACTTGTTTGCAATTCATATTCTCGTCCCTCTTGTAAGCCGCTATTTTCAAATACGCGTTGTAAAATAATTTCACCCCAATTTCCCTGCGTTTTATTTCCACCTTTAAGCGCGTTTGTAAGATTATGTGCGTCATTTGAAAGCTGCACATTGAGCTTGCTTAATTGTTCAATTTGGGTTTGTAAGGCGGTGTGTTGAGTAAGTGTAGTAGTATGATTATCATTGAGTTGCTTTGTGAATCTTGCAATTTCCTCTTTAAGCGGTTGAAGTGAGAGGAGCTGCATTTGATTGAAACTTTGTGTATTTTGACGCAAAATATCTGAACTTAGAGCTTTAAAGGCATTTTTTAATTCTTCTTTATTTTTATCTTGCTCCTCTTGTGAGCGATAAAATTGCTCTTGGAGCGTATTAAGCATATTTGCAGAGCGTATTTTTTCCTCGCTCAATCGCGTTTCACACACTTCTTGTATGTCTTTAAGTCGTTGAGTGTGGGTAGATTCTATCATTTGGAGCATTGTTTGAGCTTGGGTATATTGTTTTTCAAGGCTTTGGATTTTTTGCTGCAAAGATTCTATCGTAGCATTATGGGCTGTAATAAGTTGAGATTGTTTTTTCTTAAAGCGATGATTGAGCCATAGCCATACGCTTCCACCGCTTAGGATAAGACTTGCACATATAAGTAGAATAAGGCTAGGGATATGAAGTGGCATTTACGAATCCTTGCGCACAAAATCACCGCTTTTGCCACCACTTTTTGATTGCAGGCAAATATCACTTATTATCATAGATTTATCAATGGCTTTAAGCATATCATAAATGGTTAAAAGCCCTATACTCACGCCTGTAAGCGCTTCCATTTCTACGCCTGTTTTGCCCTCACATTTTACTAAAACACCAAGTGTGATAGAGTGCTTAGCGGGATTTGGGGTTATATCTACATTAATTTTATTTATCATAAGCGGGTGGCACATAGGGATAAGATTACTTGTCTTTTTGCTTCCCATAATCGCAGCAACAATCGCAGTTTGCGTAATGCTCCCCTTTTTTCCTGTGTGATTTATCGCTGCTTCAAAGGCTTGTTCGCTCATTGAGATAACGCCACTTGCGTATGCCTCACGCGTAGTAATATCTTTATCACTCACATCAACCATTGTAGGGTTATTATGTTCATTGAGATGCGTAAGCTGCATATTGCTCCTTAATTGCTTTTTTAAAAGGA
This DNA window, taken from Helicobacter sp. MIT 21-1697, encodes the following:
- a CDS encoding HyaD/HybD family hydrogenase maturation endopeptidase is translated as MKILVLGIGNILFGDEGIGVHLANFLKLNYRFSGENEVEFVDGGTLASMLIPLITSYDKVLILDCVDVNNANIGEVYYFDFDNVPNIITWAGSAHEVEMLQTLRLAEINGDLPPVKIIGIIPEVIGEDTAFTLSEPVKEGAKLMEKLALEFLAENGIHAQKIDNRDLQEVANGSFRGYE
- the cybH gene encoding Ni/Fe-hydrogenase, b-type cytochrome subunit; this encodes MNTNKIEMFKKELHMHEEFSGLTRIFHWLRALCIFTLIATGFYIAYPFIISNPDTTQATLQGSIQGQVVIEQSMGAVSTSYLQGYIRSVHLIMGFVLIAISFFRIYLFFFDKKSLPERISLHQVLQPKVWIAQIKTYMFIGNHPHINGAYNPIQFVTYLCLGILVFLISLTGVVLYYNVYNNGLGAILEFCFKWVEVLCGGLSSVRNLHHIFTWAIIIFIPVHIYFAVWNSIKYPNGGVDAIVSGIRYTDEVKV
- a CDS encoding nickel-dependent hydrogenase large subunit, translating into MTKRIIVDPITRIEGHLRIEVIVDDNNVIQDAFSTSTLWRGLETIVKNRDPRDAGFIMQRICGVCTYSHYKAGIVAVEDALGIKPPLNAILTRALMNISLFLHDHAVHFYTLHGLDWCDITSALKADCASAAKLAFKYSPNPIYTGENELKAVQEKVSTFVKQGALGPFANAYWGHKTYHFTPEQNLIVLSHYLKLLEVQRVIAQMMAIFGAKNPHPQSLTVGGITSVMDILDPSRLGEWLTKYKEVVEFVNRAYWADIIMAAEAYKNEDSVLKGCGVKNFISFQEIQVGAEEWLFSSGIVKDGDLSKVYPIDESKITEEAIHSWYEDNEPLHPYDGKTNPKYTGFRDAQTIGPDGKLIDSKIIDESGKYSWIKSPRYDGEPMEVGPLASVVVGYASGNKAMVDVVNEFLSATGLPKEALFSTLGRTAARAIECKVVADHGIKAFNALVANIASGDKNTCAPYSIDKNKEYKGRFIGNVPRGMLSHWVRIKNGVIENYQAVVPSTWNAGPRDANGKKGPYEMSLIGTQVKDITQPLEIIRHIHSFDPCIACSVHVMNTQGNELSQYKVEPSFARLR
- a CDS encoding hydrogenase small subunit produces the protein MKTQDAHQELFKKASQRLDELSKLPAHNAGKDLLKELESKGFSRRDFMKWSGMMTAALALPATFAPLTAKAAEVANRLPVVWLHMAECTGCSESLLRSDAPSIDSLIFDYISLEYHETVMAASGWQAEHNLENAIEKYAGQYILMVEGGIPKGSSEFYLTIGGHARTGAEEARHAAKGAKAIFAIGTCSSFGGVQAAHPNPTNAVPLSEITNRSVINVPGCPPSEKNIVGNVLHFILFGSLPSLDAYNRPTWAYGLRIHDLCERRGRFDAGQFVQHFGDENAEKGYCLYKVGCKGPYTFNNCSKLRFNQHTSWPIQAGHGCIGCSEPHFWDTMNPFEEPIGNRLYATSFNGMGADKTADTIGAVVLGAAAIGIAAHAIISSTQNAK
- the trxA gene encoding thioredoxin, whose protein sequence is MAKYKELTNDNFDTEALSGVALVDFWAPWCNPCKMLSPVIDKLADEYEGKAKICKVNVDEQGELSKRFGIRNIPTILFMKDGEIKDQITGAMPEQVIRQKLDSIL
- a CDS encoding phosphoethanolamine transferase, whose amino-acid sequence is MRYHKVYMRKYFKKLPQFSLNYHFLILLSSAFIVFCLNDFFHTTFKTAAHQAGFDYLIWLNGTIHTLILALAFEIITLRLSVKYIIGIVLLLCSVCGFYMDSLSVVFDEDIIQSIFETHIDEAFDLISFGLIQYVLLFGVLPAVLLAFIKVKKVPFIRAFFQKLAFIVILSVLIGGSYGLWGKDIVFVFKAQKKLENMLNPISPLRSLFLYVQNLQEENFVPTLIAQDAYLMQTTPPQIVVLVIGESARSANFALNGYTKPTNPYTNALDVISFKDFYSCGVVTAISVPCMLTNYTQETYTNRNLSLYINNILDIAQSVGYEVWYLGNNGGKCVGGCDRNIKHTLLYPSDSFDGVMLPDIQKIIAGAQKMQRNTFVVVHQYGSHGASYNKRYPKDWTRFTPVCEQKELSKCTYEEIVNAYDNSLVYSDWVLAQIIENLKKVTSMRSMLWYVSDHGESLGELGQYMHGGLGYTLAPKYQKHIPSIMWFSAGWERFPNAAKTRVNDHLSHDYVFHTLLHILGIQTKDYQSTLDIMP
- the rmuC gene encoding DNA recombination protein RmuC — translated: MPLHIPSLILLICASLILSGGSVWLWLNHRFKKKQSQLITAHNATIESLQQKIQSLEKQYTQAQTMLQMIESTHTQRLKDIQEVCETRLSEEKIRSANMLNTLQEQFYRSQEEQDKNKEELKNAFKALSSDILRQNTQSFNQMQLLSLQPLKEEIARFTKQLNDNHTTTLTQHTALQTQIEQLSKLNVQLSNDAHNLTNALKGGNKTQGNWGEIILQRVFENSGLQEGREYELQTSMRDEQSQLLRPDAIVKLPKSGNEQRCVVVDSKTSLVAYEKLCNAQNEMQKLNAQKELAHSIQTHFNNLSAKNYQHHLQGQKLDFVLMFIPIEGAFLEAMQYDYTLYDKAYQKGVVLVSPTTIMAVLRIIHNLWLIEYRDKNINRIFNEIKKLFERIEKFEGVLEQLGRNIDTMKKTYDDVMTKYNGKQGIAPKSKDIHKLLQGTEIETLQIQEDI
- the moaC gene encoding cyclic pyranopterin monophosphate synthase MoaC, whose protein sequence is MQLTHLNEHNNPTMVDVSDKDITTREAYASGVISMSEQAFEAAINHTGKKGSITQTAIVAAIMGSKKTSNLIPMCHPLMINKINVDITPNPAKHSITLGVLVKCEGKTGVEMEALTGVSIGLLTIYDMLKAIDKSMIISDICLQSKSGGKSGDFVRKDS